One region of Opitutaceae bacterium genomic DNA includes:
- a CDS encoding LacI family DNA-binding transcriptional regulator, translating into MLITEIAHKAQVSPATVSRAINQPELVAAESLARIRAVMQQHNYVPAPLNRRRGPKARLPEQRRIGVWFVGAKANNPSLNWFQDQLLQVQSTDPRYRVDLRVLFSNSPSELPRVLVGERLDGVIIQGMEPSPECMAQMATLPHVWFMTRRSTSFMGDYVEPNNEENGRMAADYLRQRGHKTVAVISTDPEYSAIARRANAFSARAKELGMTLHTILGAPNPGVSYLEFTPLHTESAELVRRLLACTPKATGLYLPVDHFCGAFFRALREAGKNPERDFDTILGNYNPMIYHNLDHHPAAIDINLPLLVRKVIDHLLWRIENRDVGGRIGLTISPKLISRGDSSAASSKQQ; encoded by the coding sequence ATGCTGATCACAGAGATAGCCCATAAAGCACAGGTTTCACCCGCCACGGTGTCCCGTGCCATCAACCAGCCCGAGCTCGTCGCCGCCGAGAGCCTCGCGCGGATTCGCGCGGTCATGCAGCAGCACAATTACGTGCCGGCACCGCTCAACCGCCGCCGGGGACCCAAGGCTCGCCTGCCCGAGCAGCGTCGCATCGGCGTCTGGTTTGTCGGTGCCAAGGCCAACAATCCCAGCCTGAACTGGTTCCAGGACCAGTTGCTGCAGGTTCAGTCCACCGATCCCCGGTATCGTGTGGACCTTCGGGTGCTTTTTTCAAACAGCCCGTCCGAACTTCCCAGGGTTCTCGTCGGTGAGCGACTCGACGGCGTGATTATTCAGGGAATGGAGCCATCCCCGGAGTGCATGGCACAGATGGCCACCCTTCCCCATGTATGGTTCATGACCCGGCGCTCGACGTCGTTCATGGGGGACTACGTCGAGCCCAACAACGAGGAAAACGGCCGCATGGCGGCGGACTACCTCCGGCAGCGCGGACACAAGACGGTCGCGGTCATTTCAACCGACCCTGAATACAGCGCCATCGCCCGCCGTGCGAATGCTTTCTCCGCCCGGGCAAAGGAGCTGGGCATGACGCTCCACACCATCCTGGGCGCGCCAAATCCCGGAGTGAGCTACCTCGAATTCACCCCGCTCCACACGGAAAGCGCCGAGCTCGTTCGCCGGCTTCTGGCCTGCACGCCCAAGGCCACCGGCCTCTACCTGCCGGTCGATCATTTCTGCGGCGCGTTTTTCCGCGCACTGCGCGAAGCGGGAAAGAATCCCGAACGCGATTTCGACACGATCCTCGGCAACTACAACCCGATGATCTATCACAATCTCGACCACCACCCGGCGGCGATCGACATCAACCTTCCGCTTCTTGTGAGAAAAGTCATCGATCACCTCCTCTGGAGAATCGAGAACCGGGATGTCGGCGGCCGCATCGGCCTGACCATCTCGCCAAAGCTGATTTCCCGCGGGGACTCGTCCGCCGCTTCATCCAAACAACAATAA